A stretch of the Amycolatopsis sp. BJA-103 genome encodes the following:
- a CDS encoding DUF3830 family protein gives MARYITITLDKRGVSCRARLLDAEAPRTCRAVWDALPQSGSAYHAKYARNEVYTLVPPFAEPKPGRENPTVTPIPGDVVYFGFEAWEIGNPAYGYDEDSEAHSDQGATDLAIFYGRNNLLINGDAGWVPGNVFATIEEGLAEMAEAAQDLWLRGVEGETLSFARA, from the coding sequence ATGGCCCGCTACATCACGATCACCCTCGACAAGCGCGGGGTGTCCTGCCGCGCCCGGCTGCTCGACGCCGAAGCCCCCCGGACCTGCCGCGCGGTGTGGGACGCGTTGCCGCAGAGCGGTTCGGCCTACCACGCGAAGTACGCGCGCAACGAGGTCTACACCCTCGTTCCGCCGTTCGCCGAACCGAAGCCGGGCCGCGAAAACCCCACGGTGACCCCGATTCCGGGGGATGTCGTGTACTTCGGGTTCGAGGCGTGGGAGATCGGCAACCCGGCGTACGGCTACGACGAAGACAGTGAGGCCCACAGCGACCAGGGCGCGACGGATCTCGCGATCTTCTACGGTCGCAACAACCTGCTGATCAACGGCGACGCGGGCTGGGTGCCCGGCAACGTGTTCGCGACGATCGAAGAGGGGCTGGCCGAGATGGCCGAAGCGGCGCAAGACCTCTGGCTGCGAGGTGTCGAGGGCGAGACGCTTTCGTTCGCACGCGCGTGA
- a CDS encoding MFS transporter — MTSLREPLRHHNFRWLIGGRTFGEFGNAVAPLALAFAVIDLTGSAVDIGIVVGARSVASVVLLLFGGVLADRLPRSVILQGTELAATLTQATIAASVLCGFASIPLLVGLSVVNGAVTAISAPASASLTPLTVPATLLAQANALGRLLSNSGRIAGAGLGGVLVTAVGPGWALGGNALLFLGSALSYRRIRLSRRERVPGSRPLAELAEGWREFRSRTWVWVVVVQFMVVNAVIAGGIAVLGPLVADGTFGRSGWGFAIAAQTIGSLVGGILVARWQPRRALFVGVAVILFEAPPLILLGQAPWLPLLLAAMFVSGMAIEQFVVAWDVSLQENVPEDKLARVYSYDMLGSFIALPLGQMAAGPAALHFGVSTTLIACAALVVAATCLALCSGQVRGLVRKTHAAQP; from the coding sequence GTGACGTCACTGCGCGAGCCCTTGCGCCATCACAACTTCCGCTGGCTGATCGGCGGCCGCACGTTCGGGGAGTTCGGCAACGCCGTCGCCCCGCTCGCGCTGGCGTTCGCGGTGATCGACCTGACCGGTTCGGCCGTCGACATCGGCATCGTCGTGGGCGCGCGGTCGGTGGCCAGCGTCGTGTTGCTGCTGTTCGGCGGGGTATTGGCCGACAGGTTGCCGCGATCGGTGATCCTGCAGGGCACCGAACTCGCGGCCACGCTGACCCAGGCGACCATCGCCGCGAGTGTCCTTTGTGGATTCGCGTCGATCCCGCTGCTGGTCGGACTGAGCGTGGTCAACGGCGCGGTGACCGCGATCTCCGCGCCGGCCTCGGCGTCGCTCACCCCGCTGACCGTGCCCGCCACCCTGCTGGCACAGGCCAACGCGCTGGGCAGGCTGCTTTCGAACTCCGGCCGGATCGCCGGTGCCGGGCTCGGCGGCGTCCTGGTCACCGCCGTCGGCCCCGGCTGGGCGCTCGGCGGGAACGCGCTGCTGTTCCTGGGCTCCGCCCTGTCCTATCGGCGGATCCGCCTCAGCCGCCGGGAACGGGTCCCCGGCAGCCGTCCGCTGGCGGAACTCGCCGAAGGCTGGCGAGAGTTCCGGTCACGGACCTGGGTGTGGGTCGTGGTCGTGCAGTTCATGGTGGTGAACGCCGTCATCGCCGGCGGGATCGCGGTGCTCGGCCCCCTGGTCGCCGACGGCACCTTCGGGCGCTCCGGCTGGGGATTCGCCATCGCGGCGCAGACGATCGGCTCGCTCGTCGGCGGGATCCTCGTGGCCCGATGGCAGCCGCGGCGCGCGCTGTTCGTCGGTGTCGCGGTGATCCTTTTCGAAGCGCCGCCGTTGATCCTTCTCGGTCAGGCACCGTGGTTGCCGCTGTTGCTGGCGGCCATGTTCGTCTCCGGCATGGCGATCGAGCAGTTCGTGGTGGCCTGGGACGTCTCGCTGCAGGAGAACGTGCCCGAGGACAAACTCGCGCGCGTCTACTCCTACGACATGCTCGGTTCCTTCATCGCCTTGCCACTCGGCCAGATGGCGGCGGGACCGGCGGCGCTGCACTTCGGGGTCAGCACGACCCTGATCGCCTGCGCCGCGCTGGTCGTGGCCGCCACCTGCCTCGCGCTGTGCAGTGGCCAGGTGCGCGGCCTGGTGCGGAAGACCCACGCCGCGCAACCCTGA
- a CDS encoding DUF4262 domain-containing protein, giving the protein MCWHCDNPGKTRDDYLTEEVRPLIRKYGWMVQTVERGAAQPGFAYTVGLTDAGLPELVVTGLRERRSGQLLNYFAQQVVRSGPPDSGEVLPAALGWPALEVVPLSSPSAHLLTAVLLYGADFRALQLVYEDEHGNWPWDRDFRGGTGGQPVLGARGRG; this is encoded by the coding sequence ATGTGCTGGCATTGCGACAACCCCGGGAAGACTCGCGACGACTACCTCACCGAGGAGGTCCGCCCGCTGATCCGGAAGTACGGCTGGATGGTGCAGACCGTCGAGCGGGGAGCCGCTCAACCCGGCTTCGCGTATACGGTCGGGCTCACCGACGCCGGGCTGCCGGAGCTCGTCGTCACCGGCTTGCGGGAGCGAAGATCGGGGCAGCTGCTGAACTATTTCGCCCAGCAGGTGGTCCGGTCGGGGCCGCCGGATTCCGGTGAGGTGCTGCCCGCGGCGCTGGGATGGCCCGCGCTCGAGGTCGTTCCGCTGAGCTCGCCGTCGGCGCACCTGCTCACCGCCGTCCTCTTGTACGGAGCCGACTTCCGTGCCCTACAACTGGTTTACGAGGACGAGCACGGCAATTGGCCGTGGGACAGGGATTTTCGCGGCGGGACGGGCGGGCAGCCGGTGCTGGGGGCGCGGGGTCGTGGCTGA
- a CDS encoding tartrate dehydrogenase, with protein sequence MTSQAGNSYRIASIPGDGIGVDVTIEARKVLDRAAASHGFSLSWKEFDWSCERYTKTGAMMPDDGIEQLSRFDGIFLGAVGFPGVPDHVSLWGLLIPVRRAFTQYVNLRPVRLLPGTTSALAGRSAEELEMVIVRENSEGEYSEIGGRHNRGLPNEFVLQESVFTRVGVERIIRYAFELAKTRTGRVCSATKSNGLIHSMPFWDEIFFEIASDYPDVRAEQCHVDALAARMVQAPDRLDVVVASNLFGDILSDLAAAVTGGLGMAPSGNINPTGEFPSMFEAVHGSAPDIAGQGIANPVAQILAGAMLLDHLGETAAAQDVHAAVEKVLEEGTVQTPDLGGKSTTAELGSAVVAALS encoded by the coding sequence GTGACCTCTCAAGCGGGGAACTCTTATCGGATCGCCAGCATCCCCGGCGACGGGATCGGCGTCGATGTCACGATCGAGGCCCGCAAGGTGCTCGACCGTGCGGCGGCGTCACACGGTTTCTCCTTGTCCTGGAAGGAATTCGACTGGAGTTGTGAGCGGTACACCAAAACCGGCGCGATGATGCCGGACGACGGCATCGAGCAGCTTTCCCGGTTCGACGGGATCTTCCTCGGCGCTGTCGGTTTCCCGGGTGTCCCGGATCATGTGTCGTTGTGGGGCCTCCTCATTCCGGTGCGGCGCGCGTTCACCCAGTACGTCAACCTCCGGCCGGTCCGGTTGCTGCCGGGGACGACGTCGGCGCTGGCGGGCCGGAGCGCAGAAGAGCTGGAGATGGTGATCGTCCGGGAGAACTCCGAGGGTGAATACTCGGAGATCGGCGGCAGGCACAACCGTGGTCTGCCGAACGAGTTCGTCTTACAGGAATCCGTGTTCACGCGGGTCGGGGTGGAGCGGATCATCCGCTACGCCTTCGAGCTGGCGAAGACGCGGACGGGCCGGGTTTGCTCGGCCACGAAATCCAACGGGCTCATTCACTCGATGCCGTTCTGGGACGAGATCTTCTTCGAAATCGCTTCGGACTATCCGGACGTGCGAGCCGAACAGTGCCATGTCGACGCGCTCGCCGCGCGGATGGTCCAGGCGCCGGACCGGCTCGACGTCGTGGTCGCTTCCAATCTCTTCGGCGACATCCTGAGCGACCTGGCGGCGGCCGTGACGGGCGGGCTCGGAATGGCGCCTTCGGGCAACATCAATCCCACCGGCGAGTTCCCTTCCATGTTCGAAGCGGTGCACGGCAGCGCTCCCGACATCGCCGGACAGGGCATCGCGAATCCGGTGGCGCAGATCCTGGCGGGTGCGATGCTGCTCGACCATCTCGGGGAAACCGCTGCGGCACAAGACGTTCACGCTGCGGTGGAGAAGGTTCTCGAGGAGGGGACCGTGCAAACCCCTGACCTCGGCGGTAAGTCCACCACCGCCGAACTCGGGTCCGCGGTGGTCGCCGCTCTATCTTGA
- a CDS encoding NAD-dependent succinate-semialdehyde dehydrogenase, producing the protein MSSISEAGVVKAVDKELFIGGKWVPAAGGKTFPVLDPSTGEALCEVADASPADGVSALDAAVAAQADWATVAPRERGEILRRAYDLLIKRADELALLMTLEMGKPLAESKGEITYAAEFFRWFAEEAVRIDGGYAVAPNGAGRFLVTKQPVGPCLLITPWNFPMAMGTRKIGPAVAAGCTMIIKPAAQTPLSMLALAAILAEAGLPEGVLNVLTTSDSGGVMEPLIRDGRARKLSFTGSTGVGRKLLEQCADKVLRTSMELGGNAPFLVFEDADLDAAIDGAMTAKMRNIGEACTAANRFYVQRGIVDEFSRRLTERMEALPMGRGTEEGVVVGPLIDKAAVEKVSSLVSDATGRGARVLTGGSTVDGPGNFYQATVLTDVPKDARLASEEIFGPVAPITAFDSEDEAIAAANDTEFGLVSYVYTSDLKRALRVSERLEAGMIGLNQGLVSNPAAPFGGIKQSGLGREGGTVGIDEFLETKYIAVAL; encoded by the coding sequence ATGAGCTCGATCAGTGAGGCCGGCGTAGTCAAGGCGGTCGACAAGGAACTGTTCATCGGCGGCAAGTGGGTGCCCGCCGCAGGCGGGAAGACCTTCCCCGTTCTCGACCCCTCGACAGGCGAAGCCCTGTGCGAGGTGGCCGACGCGTCACCGGCGGACGGCGTCAGCGCCCTCGACGCCGCCGTCGCCGCGCAGGCCGACTGGGCGACCGTCGCCCCGCGCGAACGCGGCGAGATCCTGCGCCGCGCGTACGACCTGCTCATCAAGCGCGCCGACGAACTCGCGCTGCTGATGACCCTCGAGATGGGCAAGCCGCTCGCGGAGTCCAAGGGCGAGATCACCTACGCGGCCGAGTTCTTCCGCTGGTTCGCGGAGGAGGCCGTCCGGATCGACGGTGGCTACGCCGTCGCGCCCAACGGGGCGGGCCGGTTCCTGGTGACGAAGCAGCCCGTCGGACCGTGCCTGCTGATCACGCCGTGGAACTTCCCCATGGCGATGGGCACCCGCAAGATCGGGCCCGCGGTCGCGGCAGGCTGCACGATGATCATCAAGCCCGCTGCTCAGACCCCCCTTTCGATGCTGGCCCTCGCGGCGATCCTCGCCGAAGCGGGATTGCCGGAAGGCGTGCTGAACGTGCTCACGACGTCGGACTCCGGCGGCGTGATGGAGCCGCTGATCCGGGACGGCCGTGCCCGGAAGCTGTCCTTCACCGGCTCGACCGGTGTCGGGCGGAAGCTGCTGGAACAGTGCGCGGACAAGGTGCTCCGCACCTCGATGGAGCTCGGCGGCAACGCCCCCTTCCTGGTCTTCGAAGACGCCGACCTCGACGCGGCGATCGACGGCGCGATGACCGCGAAGATGCGCAACATCGGTGAGGCCTGCACGGCCGCCAACCGCTTCTACGTCCAGCGAGGCATCGTCGACGAGTTCTCCCGGCGCCTCACCGAGCGCATGGAGGCCCTGCCCATGGGGCGAGGCACCGAGGAAGGTGTCGTCGTCGGCCCGCTCATCGACAAAGCCGCCGTCGAGAAGGTGAGCAGCCTGGTCTCCGACGCCACCGGGCGAGGAGCACGCGTCCTCACCGGCGGGTCTACTGTGGACGGTCCAGGTAACTTCTATCAGGCCACGGTGCTCACCGACGTGCCCAAGGACGCCAGGCTCGCCTCGGAAGAGATCTTCGGGCCGGTCGCCCCGATCACCGCGTTCGACAGCGAGGACGAGGCCATCGCGGCGGCGAACGACACCGAATTCGGTCTGGTTTCCTATGTGTACACCTCCGATCTCAAGCGGGCGTTGCGGGTTTCGGAACGGTTGGAAGCCGGCATGATCGGCCTCAACCAGGGCTTGGTCTCGAACCCGGCGGCGCCGTTCGGCGGGATCAAGCAGTCCGGACTCGGCCGTGAAGGCGGCACCGTCGGCATCGACGAGTTCCTCGAGACCAAGTACATCGCGGTGGCTCTGTGA
- a CDS encoding maleate cis-trans isomerase family protein has product MDFDLLEFEGPLAQRGIGVIAPFDLALERELWRWVPMEVSLHLARTPYEPVPVSMEMAQLVSDSRHLAAATRDVLHVEPEVVAYLCTSGSFVNGVDYERSLTKAICDAGAPDAVTTSGALAEVLHQLDLHRVSVLTPYDGDLTGKLHDFLAELHVRTVSSDHLGLGGGIWKVSYRTIAERILAADHADADAIFVSCTNLPTYDLIEPLESALGKPVLTANQLTMWACLRRMNLPIVGPGKWLREVD; this is encoded by the coding sequence TTGGATTTCGACTTGTTGGAGTTCGAAGGCCCGTTGGCGCAGCGCGGCATCGGCGTGATCGCTCCCTTCGACCTCGCCCTTGAACGCGAGCTGTGGCGCTGGGTGCCCATGGAGGTCTCCCTCCATCTGGCGCGGACGCCGTACGAACCCGTGCCCGTCAGCATGGAGATGGCCCAGCTCGTCAGCGACAGCAGGCATCTCGCCGCCGCCACGAGAGACGTGCTCCACGTGGAGCCCGAAGTCGTCGCCTATCTGTGCACCTCCGGAAGTTTCGTCAACGGTGTGGACTACGAACGCTCCTTGACCAAGGCCATCTGCGACGCGGGCGCGCCGGACGCCGTCACCACCTCCGGGGCGCTGGCCGAGGTCCTGCACCAGCTCGACCTCCACCGGGTCTCGGTGCTGACGCCCTACGACGGCGACCTGACCGGGAAGCTGCACGACTTCCTGGCCGAACTCCACGTGCGCACCGTCTCGAGCGACCACCTCGGCCTGGGCGGCGGCATCTGGAAGGTCAGTTACCGGACCATCGCCGAGCGCATCCTCGCCGCCGACCACGCCGACGCGGACGCCATCTTCGTCAGTTGCACCAACCTCCCCACCTACGATCTGATCGAGCCGCTCGAAAGCGCGCTCGGCAAACCCGTCCTCACCGCGAACCAGCTCACGATGTGGGCCTGCCTCCGGCGGATGAACCTGCCGATCGTCGGCCCCGGCAAGTGGCTCCGCGAGGTCGATTGA
- a CDS encoding maleate cis-trans isomerase family protein: protein MSISPLTPPEPPSETTTIGFIYPDHAAEDDYPLAEQLLGGDMAGIKLPVEHIYGTDLHAVPELLDLGSESRLADGAALLAKHEPDAVVWACTSGSFVYGWEGARDQADRLAAVAGVPASSTSFAFVHAAQALGVRRVAVAASYPDDVARLFVEFLGAGGIEVVSMGSADIDTAAEVGELSPEAVVELAVSRDHPAADALLVPDTAMRTLGEINTLEIRLRKPVLTANQVTVWEGLRLTGKSPLVRTLGALFGKRGN, encoded by the coding sequence GTGTCCATCTCGCCGCTCACCCCACCTGAGCCGCCGTCCGAGACGACCACGATCGGATTCATCTACCCCGATCACGCGGCCGAGGACGACTACCCACTCGCGGAACAGCTCCTCGGCGGGGACATGGCCGGGATCAAGTTGCCGGTCGAGCACATCTACGGGACCGATCTGCACGCCGTACCCGAGCTGCTGGACCTCGGCAGCGAGAGCCGGCTCGCCGACGGTGCCGCGCTGCTGGCCAAACACGAACCGGACGCGGTGGTGTGGGCATGCACCAGCGGCAGCTTCGTCTACGGCTGGGAAGGCGCCCGCGACCAGGCCGACCGGCTGGCCGCCGTCGCCGGCGTCCCGGCGTCGAGCACCTCCTTCGCCTTCGTCCACGCCGCCCAGGCCCTCGGCGTCCGGCGGGTCGCCGTCGCCGCCAGCTATCCGGACGACGTCGCCCGGCTGTTCGTCGAGTTCCTCGGCGCCGGCGGGATCGAAGTGGTCTCGATGGGCAGCGCCGACATCGACACCGCCGCCGAGGTCGGGGAACTCAGCCCGGAAGCCGTCGTCGAACTCGCGGTGAGCCGCGACCATCCGGCCGCTGACGCACTGCTGGTCCCCGACACCGCCATGCGGACGCTCGGCGAGATCAACACACTCGAGATCAGGCTCCGCAAGCCGGTGCTGACCGCCAACCAGGTCACCGTCTGGGAGGGCCTGCGGCTCACCGGGAAGTCCCCGCTCGTCCGCACACTGGGCGCGCTGTTCGGCAAGAGAGGCAACTGA
- a CDS encoding GntR family transcriptional regulator, with protein sequence MSLPDIEPVSRESTAGIIARQLRDAIMTGALPPGTQLGETDLASRFQVSRGPLREAMQHLVSEGLLRSERHRGLFVIDLEPGDVYDIYSARSAIERAAMLRALRGDREKVATELEQAVGAMAVAADDDDPTALSWADLRFHEALIAASGSKRLVRMARTLLIETRMCLTALQGTYQRVEERVTEHTRIIEALRAGDEETALSLLEAHMEDAVQRLAPGTSLREGEAPAVP encoded by the coding sequence ATGTCCTTGCCGGATATCGAGCCGGTCAGCCGGGAATCGACCGCCGGGATCATCGCGCGCCAGCTGCGGGACGCGATCATGACCGGCGCCCTCCCTCCCGGCACCCAGCTCGGTGAAACCGACCTGGCCTCCCGGTTCCAAGTCTCGCGGGGGCCGCTGCGAGAGGCGATGCAGCATCTCGTCTCCGAGGGGCTCCTGCGCAGCGAGCGCCACCGCGGCCTGTTCGTGATCGACCTCGAACCCGGCGACGTCTACGACATCTACTCGGCACGCTCGGCCATCGAGCGCGCCGCGATGCTGCGAGCCCTGCGCGGTGACCGGGAGAAGGTCGCCACCGAACTCGAACAGGCCGTGGGCGCCATGGCCGTCGCCGCCGACGACGACGATCCGACCGCGCTCTCCTGGGCTGACCTCCGTTTCCACGAGGCGCTGATCGCCGCTTCCGGCAGCAAGCGGCTCGTCCGTATGGCCCGGACACTGCTGATCGAGACCCGGATGTGCCTCACCGCACTGCAGGGGACCTATCAGCGAGTCGAAGAGCGGGTCACCGAGCACACGCGGATCATCGAGGCTCTGCGCGCGGGCGACGAAGAGACCGCGCTTTCGCTGCTGGAAGCCCACATGGAGGACGCGGTGCAACGGCTGGCCCCGGGGACAAGCCTGCGAGAGGGCGAAGCTCCCGCGGTGCCTTAG
- a CDS encoding D-2-hydroxyacid dehydrogenase, whose translation MRAIEAEAVVRYTDEAGLADALSGADALFVYDFLSTAVPGAWHAADGLRWLHIASAGVDPVLFPGLQASDVVLTNSRGVFDGAIAEYVLGVVLAFAKDFVRSWDLQRRKQWKHRESERISGRRVLVVGTGPIGRSIARSLRAAGMSVAGVGRRPREDDPDFGDVFSSSDLARHLPEADYVVAVAPLTEQTKGMFDAEAFAAMKPGARFVNVGRGELVVTSDLVGALRDGPLGGAALDVFDTEPLPAESPLWSMENVLISPHMSGDFVGWRTTLVEVFADNFRRWRAGEPLRNVVDKQLGYVPSETLRQGLGAG comes from the coding sequence ATGCGCGCTATCGAAGCCGAAGCGGTGGTTCGTTACACCGACGAGGCCGGGCTGGCCGATGCGTTATCCGGAGCCGACGCGCTCTTCGTCTACGACTTCCTTTCGACCGCCGTGCCCGGTGCCTGGCATGCGGCCGACGGGCTGCGCTGGCTGCACATCGCCAGCGCGGGTGTCGACCCGGTGCTCTTCCCCGGGCTGCAGGCGAGCGACGTCGTGCTCACCAACTCGCGCGGGGTGTTCGACGGGGCGATAGCCGAGTACGTCCTCGGGGTCGTCCTCGCGTTCGCCAAGGATTTCGTCCGGTCGTGGGACCTGCAGCGGCGGAAGCAGTGGAAGCACCGTGAGAGTGAGCGGATCTCCGGACGCCGTGTCCTGGTGGTCGGCACCGGGCCGATCGGCCGGTCGATCGCGCGGTCGCTGCGGGCGGCCGGGATGTCGGTGGCCGGCGTCGGCCGTCGCCCCCGTGAAGACGATCCCGATTTCGGGGACGTGTTCTCCTCCTCGGACCTGGCCCGTCATCTCCCCGAGGCGGACTACGTCGTCGCGGTCGCCCCGCTGACCGAGCAGACGAAGGGCATGTTCGACGCCGAGGCCTTCGCCGCGATGAAGCCCGGCGCGCGGTTCGTCAACGTCGGCCGCGGGGAGCTGGTCGTCACCTCCGACCTGGTCGGCGCGCTGCGGGACGGCCCGCTCGGCGGTGCGGCTCTCGACGTCTTCGACACCGAGCCGCTGCCCGCTGAAAGTCCTTTGTGGAGTATGGAGAACGTGCTGATCTCGCCGCATATGTCGGGCGACTTCGTCGGCTGGCGCACTACTCTGGTAGAGGTGTTCGCGGACAACTTCCGTCGCTGGCGCGCGGGGGAGCCACTGCGCAATGTCGTGGACAAGCAGCTCGGATACGTGCCGTCGGAGACGCTTCGTCAAGGGTTAGGGGCCGGATGA
- a CDS encoding aspartate aminotransferase family protein, with protein sequence MAQLSPLLKQATPVVVDHGEGVYLYDTDGKRHLDFTAGIGVTSTGHCHPHVVSAAREQIGKLIHGQYTTVMHKPMLELTEKLGGVLPEGLNSLFYSNSGSEAVEAALRLSRQATKRPNVIVFQGGFHGRTVAAATMTTSGTRFSAGISPLMSGVHVAPFPYAFHYGWDEETATKFALRELDYLFATVCAPNETAAFFIEPVLGEGGYVPANPEFLAGLRERADRHGILLVMDEIQTGFGRTGKFWGHDHFGVSPDIVLIAKGLASGFPISGIAASEELMAKALPGSQGGTYGGNAVACAAAVATLEVIEREGLVENAAERGRQLLEGVRVIADKSPSIGDVRGLGLLVGSEFTTPDGEPDTAKAQAAQKAASANGLLLLTCGAYMNVVRMVPPLVVDTEQVDEALRIWGDVVAGVE encoded by the coding sequence ATGGCCCAGCTATCACCGCTGCTCAAGCAGGCAACGCCGGTCGTGGTCGACCACGGTGAAGGGGTGTACCTCTACGACACCGATGGCAAACGTCACCTGGACTTCACCGCCGGTATCGGCGTGACCAGCACCGGCCACTGTCACCCGCACGTGGTGAGCGCCGCGCGGGAGCAGATCGGCAAACTCATCCACGGGCAGTACACGACGGTCATGCACAAGCCGATGCTGGAACTGACCGAGAAGCTGGGCGGCGTCCTCCCGGAAGGACTGAATTCCCTCTTCTACTCGAACTCGGGCAGCGAGGCGGTCGAAGCGGCGCTCCGGCTGTCGAGGCAGGCGACCAAGCGGCCCAACGTCATCGTCTTCCAGGGCGGCTTCCACGGTCGGACCGTCGCGGCGGCGACCATGACGACGTCGGGGACCCGGTTCAGCGCCGGGATCTCGCCGCTCATGTCCGGTGTGCACGTCGCACCCTTCCCCTACGCGTTCCACTACGGCTGGGACGAGGAGACCGCGACGAAGTTCGCCCTCCGCGAGCTCGACTACCTGTTCGCGACGGTCTGCGCGCCGAACGAGACGGCCGCGTTCTTCATCGAGCCGGTGCTCGGCGAAGGCGGCTACGTCCCGGCGAACCCCGAGTTCCTGGCCGGGCTGCGGGAGCGCGCCGACAGGCACGGGATCCTGCTGGTGATGGACGAGATCCAGACCGGCTTCGGCCGGACGGGCAAGTTCTGGGGGCACGACCACTTCGGGGTGAGCCCGGACATCGTGCTCATCGCGAAGGGACTCGCCAGCGGGTTCCCGATCTCGGGCATCGCCGCGTCGGAAGAGTTGATGGCGAAGGCGCTCCCCGGTTCGCAGGGCGGGACTTACGGCGGAAACGCGGTGGCCTGTGCGGCGGCGGTGGCCACGCTCGAAGTGATCGAGCGGGAGGGCCTGGTCGAGAACGCCGCCGAACGCGGACGCCAGCTGCTCGAAGGCGTGCGGGTGATCGCGGACAAGTCGCCGTCGATCGGCGACGTCCGCGGGCTGGGGCTGCTGGTCGGTTCCGAGTTCACCACGCCGGACGGCGAGCCGGACACCGCGAAGGCACAGGCGGCCCAGAAAGCCGCTTCCGCCAACGGGTTGCTGTTGTTGACCTGTGGGGCGTACATGAACGTCGTCCGGATGGTTCCGCCGCTGGTCGTCGACACCGAACAGGTCGACGAAGCGCTGCGGATCTGGGGTGACGTCGTGGCGGGGGTCGAGTGA
- a CDS encoding amidase, with protein sequence MNDTKLTASELVAAYATGELSPVEATQNALRVIEERDGETNAYCLVDADGALEQAKASEIRWRDGNPIGWLDGVPASIKDMFLTQGWPTLRGSRCIDPDQPWDVDSPVTARLRENGLVLLGKTTTPELAWKGVTDNTLTGITRNPHDPSTTAGGSSGGSAAAVAAGMGELSVGTDGGGSIRIPASFCGIVGLKPTHGRIPLFPASPFGPLSHAGPMARSVDDTALLLDVLALPDHRDPAALAPPVSTFREAVRRDVRGLNAAYSPTFGYVDVDPEVAAIVKSAVQSLSDAGLHIEETDPGFSDPKPAFDILWSTGAAKWLDTFPAGSDTMVDPGLRKVWELGKTFSASDYLGANAERAALGILMGEFHTRYDVLITPTLPIAAFEAGHEVPPGSGLSGWPDWTPFTYPFNMTQQPAISVPAGRTSRGLPVGLQIIGPRHSDDLVLAVAKLLEEVRPWP encoded by the coding sequence ATGAACGACACCAAGTTGACCGCGAGCGAGCTCGTCGCCGCTTATGCCACCGGAGAGCTTTCACCGGTCGAGGCCACCCAGAACGCGTTGCGCGTCATCGAAGAACGCGACGGCGAGACCAACGCCTACTGCCTCGTCGACGCCGATGGCGCGCTCGAACAGGCGAAAGCCTCCGAGATCCGCTGGCGGGACGGTAACCCGATCGGCTGGCTCGACGGTGTCCCGGCCTCGATCAAGGACATGTTCCTGACGCAGGGCTGGCCGACGTTGCGCGGTTCGCGGTGCATCGATCCGGACCAGCCGTGGGACGTCGACAGCCCGGTCACCGCGCGACTGCGGGAAAACGGCTTGGTGCTGCTGGGAAAGACCACGACGCCGGAACTCGCTTGGAAGGGTGTCACCGACAACACGCTGACCGGGATCACCCGCAACCCGCACGATCCGTCGACGACGGCGGGTGGGTCCAGCGGTGGGAGTGCCGCGGCCGTCGCGGCCGGGATGGGCGAACTCTCCGTCGGCACCGACGGCGGTGGCTCGATCCGGATTCCGGCTTCGTTCTGCGGAATCGTCGGCCTCAAGCCGACACACGGCCGGATTCCGCTGTTCCCGGCGAGCCCGTTCGGCCCGCTGTCGCACGCGGGTCCGATGGCGCGGTCGGTGGACGACACCGCGCTGCTCCTCGACGTCCTCGCCTTGCCCGATCACCGCGATCCGGCCGCGCTCGCCCCGCCCGTCTCGACCTTCCGCGAAGCGGTGCGCCGGGACGTGCGCGGGCTGAACGCCGCCTACTCGCCGACGTTCGGCTATGTCGACGTCGATCCGGAGGTCGCGGCGATCGTCAAGTCGGCGGTTCAGTCGCTGAGCGACGCGGGCCTGCACATCGAGGAGACCGATCCCGGCTTCAGCGACCCCAAGCCCGCCTTCGACATCCTGTGGTCGACGGGCGCGGCCAAGTGGCTGGACACCTTCCCCGCCGGTTCGGACACGATGGTCGATCCGGGGCTGCGGAAGGTGTGGGAACTCGGCAAGACCTTCTCGGCGAGCGACTACCTCGGCGCCAACGCCGAGCGGGCCGCGCTGGGCATCCTGATGGGCGAGTTCCACACGCGGTACGACGTGCTCATCACGCCGACCCTCCCGATCGCCGCCTTCGAGGCCGGGCACGAGGTGCCGCCGGGCAGCGGACTGAGCGGCTGGCCGGACTGGACGCCGTTCACCTACCCGTTCAACATGACCCAGCAGCCCGCCATCAGCGTGCCGGCCGGTCGCACCTCTCGTGGTCTCCCGGTCGGCCTGCAGATCATCGGCCCGCGGCACTCCGACGACCTGGTGCTCGCGGTCGCGAAACTCCTCGAAGAGGTCCGTCCCTGGCCGTGA